In the Thalassoglobus sp. JC818 genome, one interval contains:
- a CDS encoding DUF255 domain-containing protein, translating to MLIQLLRRNSPSLRRSSPRSFGWGSVLAVLLVLTTSCGTRIGAESADKSAGEQQDAKAEERHQNRLIHESSPYLLLHAHNPVDWYPWGPEAFNRARAENKPIFLSIGYSSCFWCHVMERKVFENEEIAAYMNENFINIKVDREERPDVDEIYMLALQVYLQMAGSSQGGGWPLSMFLTPNGDPIAGGTYFPPEDMPGRPGFPSVMEQLSEIWGTRQTDVLRTASVISQEVRRLSNPQIEARGVVLNQQSVNQAIRSVAAAYDPEFGGFDFSPSAPDRPKFPVPSKLLLVQSYAAKNASSSEALGKQLRHTLDAMANGGIYDHLGGGFHRYSTERKWLVPHFEKMLYDNAQLVEVYTNEYERTHREQDRVVAEETLNFVLREMTDPKGGFYSALDAETDGIEGKHYVWSLDEVKSVLSPSDYPVFAAAYGLEEEQVFEHGAILHRPASTTEVAREFNIPKAEMAKRLQLMREQLLAVRTQREPLLRDDKVLTSWNGMMIRAFAKAGMVFQREDYIKAAERAATDVLTRSRDREGRLLRTPFRNGNPLPAYLDDYAFLSSGLLALYEATGSSRWLNTARRLTDTQQSLFWDVREGGYFFTAHDHESLIARTKSAYDSALPSGNSVSIRNLLQLYQITQDGKYLDLAQRTLAAFASQFTQSPGSLAFFAIGLDEYLQVDGPISIKSESVDQTRPAEPEKPAGVMPENTAPEKPMEPTPSESGNSMLVAGLTVEPRQASDHPRIEAVGLFGLAQAARGSSCPVAVVIQIAPGWHVNANPARPKFIIPTKLSVASPEGFELTEIVYPEGKDFQLEGIDEALSVYEGSAIIRGRLTIPADATESVSVSLNLRYQACDSQTCEMPLTLTLSGNLAVGDAPGAAINGQIFLSSGN from the coding sequence ATGCTCATTCAACTCTTGCGGCGAAATTCACCGTCGTTGAGACGAAGTTCACCGCGTTCGTTCGGTTGGGGATCGGTTCTGGCTGTCCTCCTCGTCCTCACAACTTCTTGCGGAACACGGATCGGCGCAGAATCGGCTGACAAATCGGCGGGCGAACAGCAGGATGCCAAGGCAGAGGAACGTCATCAAAACCGTCTGATTCACGAGTCGAGTCCCTATTTGCTTCTGCATGCGCACAACCCGGTGGACTGGTACCCCTGGGGGCCGGAAGCATTTAATCGAGCCCGGGCAGAGAACAAGCCGATCTTTCTTTCGATTGGCTACAGCAGCTGCTTCTGGTGTCATGTGATGGAGCGGAAGGTCTTCGAAAATGAAGAGATCGCCGCTTACATGAACGAGAACTTTATCAACATCAAAGTCGATCGCGAGGAGCGACCGGATGTTGACGAAATCTACATGCTCGCACTTCAGGTCTACCTCCAGATGGCTGGCTCATCGCAGGGAGGTGGCTGGCCACTGTCGATGTTCTTGACTCCCAATGGAGATCCAATTGCTGGAGGGACGTATTTTCCGCCCGAAGATATGCCCGGTCGGCCCGGTTTTCCGAGTGTGATGGAGCAACTGTCGGAAATTTGGGGAACACGTCAAACCGATGTTCTTCGGACCGCCAGCGTCATTTCACAAGAAGTTCGGCGCCTTTCCAATCCGCAAATCGAAGCTCGCGGAGTGGTTTTGAATCAGCAGTCTGTCAATCAGGCGATTCGCTCCGTCGCTGCAGCCTACGATCCAGAATTTGGCGGATTCGATTTCAGCCCCAGTGCACCGGATCGCCCCAAGTTTCCGGTTCCATCAAAGCTGTTGCTTGTGCAGTCGTACGCAGCAAAGAACGCGTCGTCATCGGAGGCACTCGGTAAGCAGTTGCGCCACACGCTCGATGCAATGGCGAATGGTGGGATTTACGATCATCTCGGAGGCGGATTTCATCGGTACAGCACCGAACGGAAGTGGTTGGTGCCGCACTTCGAGAAAATGCTTTACGACAATGCTCAACTGGTCGAAGTCTATACGAATGAGTACGAACGGACGCATCGCGAACAGGATCGAGTCGTTGCAGAGGAGACTCTCAACTTTGTTTTACGGGAAATGACCGATCCGAAAGGGGGCTTCTACTCGGCTCTCGATGCTGAAACGGATGGGATCGAAGGGAAGCACTACGTCTGGTCGCTTGATGAAGTCAAGAGCGTGTTGTCTCCGAGTGACTATCCGGTGTTCGCAGCCGCGTATGGACTGGAAGAAGAACAGGTTTTCGAGCACGGAGCCATTCTTCATCGACCTGCTTCGACGACAGAAGTCGCTCGCGAATTCAATATTCCGAAGGCAGAAATGGCGAAGCGGTTGCAGTTGATGCGGGAACAATTGCTCGCAGTGCGAACACAGCGGGAGCCATTACTTCGTGATGACAAAGTCCTCACAAGTTGGAACGGAATGATGATCCGGGCGTTCGCGAAAGCTGGGATGGTGTTTCAGCGAGAAGATTACATCAAAGCTGCAGAACGCGCGGCGACTGACGTGCTGACCCGCTCGCGTGATCGCGAAGGGCGGTTGCTTCGAACCCCGTTCCGCAATGGCAATCCGCTGCCCGCCTATCTCGATGACTATGCCTTTCTGAGCAGTGGCCTGTTGGCACTTTACGAGGCGACCGGATCATCACGTTGGTTGAACACTGCCCGTCGACTGACCGATACACAGCAGTCTCTTTTCTGGGATGTTCGCGAAGGAGGCTACTTCTTCACAGCCCACGATCACGAGTCTCTAATTGCCAGAACCAAATCCGCGTATGACAGCGCACTCCCCTCCGGGAACAGCGTGAGCATTCGAAACTTGCTGCAGCTCTATCAAATCACTCAGGACGGGAAGTATCTCGACCTCGCTCAGCGAACACTGGCTGCGTTTGCCTCTCAATTCACTCAGTCACCCGGGAGCCTGGCATTCTTCGCAATCGGTTTGGATGAATACTTGCAAGTCGACGGGCCAATTTCGATTAAGTCAGAATCAGTCGACCAAACGCGACCAGCAGAACCGGAGAAACCGGCTGGAGTAATGCCTGAGAATACTGCTCCGGAGAAGCCGATGGAGCCAACTCCGAGCGAGTCGGGGAATTCCATGTTAGTCGCTGGACTGACCGTCGAACCGCGTCAGGCTTCAGATCATCCACGAATCGAAGCTGTCGGCTTATTTGGGCTGGCGCAAGCAGCCCGGGGCTCATCGTGTCCGGTGGCGGTGGTGATTCAAATTGCTCCAGGCTGGCATGTGAACGCAAATCCCGCCCGACCGAAATTCATTATTCCAACCAAGCTGAGTGTGGCATCTCCTGAAGGTTTTGAGCTCACGGAGATCGTCTATCCCGAGGGGAAAGACTTTCAACTCGAAGGAATCGACGAAGCATTGTCGGTCTATGAAGGGAGTGCGATTATCCGAGGTCGCCTGACGATTCCTGCGGATGCTACCGAGAGCGTGAGTGTTTCCCTCAATCTCAGGTATCAGGCCTGTGACAGTCAGACGTGCGAAATGCCTCTCACGCTGACGTTGTCAGGCAATCTGGCTGTCGGAGACGCACCCGGCGCGGCGATCAATGGCCAGATTTTCCTGTCGAGTGGGAATTGA
- a CDS encoding chemotaxis protein CheW, whose protein sequence is MNHTSMFCIFRKGRTWLAMPASVVREVMPRPAFVSIPRTHRVLSGMCHIRSEFIPVLNLSSLLPSEAGGNEPFLLIVDDTDGDWAILVDEVDSLAMLETSDAPEDSQSGWNETVIGWATLQDRVVRLIDHVRFRQLAETEMKDSWKRGLDQGHVLTDDFSDEDDDESGELSEQHAVVMSRNS, encoded by the coding sequence ATGAATCACACGTCAATGTTTTGCATCTTTCGCAAGGGACGAACATGGCTCGCCATGCCGGCGAGCGTCGTGCGCGAAGTGATGCCAAGACCGGCTTTCGTCTCGATTCCGCGGACACATCGAGTTCTCTCTGGGATGTGTCACATCCGAAGCGAATTTATTCCGGTCCTGAATCTGTCATCGCTACTTCCATCTGAAGCGGGTGGCAACGAGCCATTTCTTCTCATTGTAGATGACACCGACGGAGATTGGGCCATTCTCGTCGACGAAGTCGATTCGCTGGCGATGCTTGAGACGTCCGACGCTCCTGAGGACTCTCAATCCGGATGGAACGAAACTGTCATCGGGTGGGCGACGCTTCAGGATCGTGTTGTGCGTCTGATCGATCATGTGCGATTCCGCCAGTTGGCTGAAACAGAAATGAAGGACTCCTGGAAACGTGGACTCGACCAGGGACATGTGCTCACTGATGACTTCTCAGATGAGGATGATGACGAGAGTGGTGAACTGAGTGAGCAGCATGCCGTTGTCATGTCACGAAATTCGTAA
- a CDS encoding response regulator, giving the protein MIDSGSQEGDFDKSSDRQKLEQLRERCVGLATTAADAGADEIAVVASTLTDLVSIAQTSTDFDDESSPAQSISEYCQNTLPHLETALAAFPSTDDVVSAILDDIEATWGEYLDLLSEHERFRASADAEWGASKASSWDASSSIHEDIEDDSDDPKFEQIDVSAILTSLDQLPKEIPTEAPKPAPSQHPFSDQKPSETNSAPPQIENETIDDPELVTAYVDDAQNCLASMENCLLELDNAEDSIAPLQQFCRELHTLKGASATVGLSGLASYLHGLENDVEAMTREGASVNTDLLLEGVDSVRRQLEQLLTGQESQPDQEDKRPVQNAPQLDSGFSASPEGVVRLETSRLDRLMDLLAELVMLRNRRDTYVNSLQELHHEVNSCATRIRVIDTLSLMQQQKRESGLTTSTPGHGRSLQSQLQDLNSLLSEISKDVGEIGRTMSQICDPLAQDNFLISHLIGRFRSEMLELRRQPVASLFRRLQRVAREASKVEHKPVELILHGEGTRAERSLQDRLYEPLMHMVRNAICHGIESGSDRQKLGKPSTGKIHLKAWSDATSLYIEVRDDGRGLSEEKLEKKGREMGLIRVGEQVSRQELWKLILQPGFSTKQEVNQISGRGVGMDVVASQIREMRGRLDIDTVAGQFTSIRMQIPLRSTIEHAMVVKVGERLFALPMHSIAGTEADESQVSDSNLVSLQFLLGLDGVPGMNQRVITLRQQAKEPGLSGGATTENSNLSILVDAVVGVEEVVVRSLPPMLANHDCFSGVTLSGQAEMVMVLDVPRLVEYGLTSREAYAEFAEENTPEAHKRRRLAEVRKHGLNSQNLKILVVDDSLSVRRSLVKKLHSHGYETIEASDGIQAMNLLRTSDCVGIVSDVDMPRMNGIDFLAEVRRLNRYVDLPFVVVTSRQDEESVSSLEALGANRIFTKPVSDSMVKMIVRTIREHNRSHSLVTS; this is encoded by the coding sequence ATGATCGACTCCGGATCACAAGAGGGTGATTTCGACAAGTCCTCCGACAGACAGAAGCTGGAGCAGCTTCGAGAGCGATGTGTCGGCTTGGCAACCACGGCAGCCGACGCTGGCGCTGATGAAATCGCAGTGGTGGCTTCTACCCTGACGGATCTCGTTTCGATTGCTCAAACGTCGACCGACTTCGATGATGAATCGTCTCCGGCTCAATCGATCAGCGAGTACTGCCAAAACACGCTTCCTCATCTGGAAACAGCTCTGGCTGCATTTCCCTCGACGGATGACGTTGTTTCCGCAATCCTCGATGACATCGAAGCAACATGGGGTGAGTACCTCGATCTCCTTTCTGAGCACGAACGGTTTCGAGCATCTGCAGATGCTGAGTGGGGAGCATCCAAAGCATCCTCGTGGGATGCTTCTTCGTCGATCCATGAAGACATTGAAGATGATTCCGATGACCCGAAGTTCGAACAGATCGATGTCTCGGCGATTCTGACTTCACTCGATCAGCTTCCGAAAGAGATTCCGACTGAAGCACCGAAGCCGGCACCATCACAGCATCCATTCAGCGATCAAAAACCTTCAGAAACAAACTCCGCTCCCCCGCAAATTGAAAACGAAACGATCGATGATCCCGAGCTTGTCACAGCCTACGTGGACGATGCTCAGAATTGTCTAGCGAGTATGGAGAACTGTCTCCTCGAACTGGACAACGCCGAAGATTCAATCGCTCCACTCCAGCAGTTCTGCCGTGAGCTACACACACTGAAAGGGGCTTCGGCAACGGTCGGTTTAAGTGGTTTGGCTTCTTACCTGCATGGGTTAGAGAACGACGTTGAAGCGATGACTCGTGAAGGGGCCAGCGTCAACACAGACCTTCTTCTGGAGGGAGTTGATTCGGTCCGACGACAGCTCGAACAGCTCTTAACTGGCCAGGAATCTCAGCCGGATCAAGAAGACAAGCGTCCGGTTCAAAATGCTCCTCAACTTGATTCCGGATTCTCTGCGAGTCCTGAAGGTGTCGTTCGACTCGAAACGTCTCGACTCGATCGCTTAATGGATCTTCTCGCTGAATTGGTCATGCTGCGGAATCGCCGCGATACGTATGTCAATTCACTCCAAGAACTTCATCACGAAGTTAACAGCTGTGCGACTCGAATTCGTGTGATCGACACGCTGAGCCTGATGCAGCAGCAGAAGCGCGAATCAGGACTCACGACAAGTACACCCGGGCACGGGCGCAGCCTTCAGTCGCAGCTTCAGGATTTGAACTCACTTCTGTCCGAGATCTCTAAAGACGTTGGGGAGATTGGCAGAACAATGAGTCAGATCTGTGATCCGTTGGCACAGGATAACTTTCTCATTTCGCACCTCATCGGTCGGTTTCGAAGTGAAATGCTCGAACTTCGACGTCAGCCGGTGGCGAGTCTGTTCCGACGGCTACAGCGAGTGGCGAGAGAGGCGAGCAAAGTCGAACACAAGCCTGTCGAGTTGATTCTTCACGGAGAAGGAACCCGGGCAGAGCGTTCGCTTCAAGATCGGTTGTACGAGCCGCTGATGCACATGGTTCGAAACGCCATTTGCCATGGAATTGAATCTGGTTCCGATCGACAAAAGCTCGGCAAGCCATCAACAGGAAAGATTCACTTGAAAGCATGGTCGGATGCGACCTCTTTATACATCGAGGTCCGTGACGATGGACGTGGACTGAGCGAAGAGAAGCTCGAAAAGAAGGGCCGGGAAATGGGGCTGATTCGCGTTGGCGAACAGGTGTCTCGGCAAGAGCTTTGGAAACTGATTCTTCAACCGGGATTCTCGACCAAGCAAGAGGTCAATCAGATCTCCGGTCGCGGCGTCGGAATGGATGTCGTTGCATCACAGATTCGCGAGATGCGTGGTCGATTGGACATCGATACCGTCGCTGGCCAGTTTACTTCGATTCGTATGCAAATTCCGCTGCGGTCGACGATTGAACATGCAATGGTCGTCAAGGTTGGCGAACGTCTCTTCGCACTGCCGATGCACTCAATCGCCGGGACAGAAGCGGATGAATCGCAGGTCTCGGATTCCAACCTGGTCTCGCTGCAGTTCCTGCTTGGACTGGACGGTGTTCCGGGAATGAACCAGCGCGTCATTACACTTCGACAACAGGCGAAAGAGCCAGGACTGTCGGGCGGAGCGACTACAGAAAACTCCAATCTCTCCATTCTCGTCGACGCAGTCGTGGGGGTCGAAGAAGTTGTGGTGCGATCATTGCCGCCGATGCTGGCGAATCATGATTGCTTCTCAGGAGTGACACTCTCCGGGCAAGCTGAAATGGTCATGGTCCTCGACGTTCCGCGACTTGTCGAGTACGGACTCACTTCACGTGAGGCTTATGCGGAGTTCGCTGAAGAGAACACACCGGAAGCCCACAAACGACGGCGACTTGCCGAAGTTCGAAAACATGGTTTGAACAGCCAGAACCTCAAGATTCTCGTCGTCGACGACTCACTAAGTGTTCGACGATCTCTCGTCAAGAAACTGCATTCACACGGGTACGAAACGATCGAAGCGTCTGATGGAATTCAGGCCATGAATCTGCTTCGCACCAGTGACTGTGTTGGAATTGTTTCGGATGTCGATATGCCGCGCATGAACGGAATCGATTTCCTGGCCGAAGTCCGGCGGTTGAATCGTTATGTCGATTTACCGTTTGTCGTCGTCACAAGTCGTCAGGATGAAGAGTCGGTCAGTTCACTCGAAGCGCTCGGCGCGAATCGGATCTTTACGAAACCTGTATCAGATTCAATGGTCAAAATGATTGTGCGAACTATCCGCGAGCACAATCGGAGTCATTCGTTGGTTACGAGTTGA
- a CDS encoding ABC transporter ATP-binding protein: protein MDDRTEDGAYHFRMNSYKKSSRQRFHEYRQSIAGPKSQTNNDAPDPSKDPAENSYPKHRQKESKRRLRTFWQLITSFWQLLGPHRRAVIFSLGTLSVSTALGLVPPAATKFIVDSVLGDTPIPSIVIETFPFVQNRWTFLLAITGGIVCISLLKVLLHIWGRWQATRATKRLQMSIRKQLFEHAIRLPLSTVHTMKSGGMASLLRQDAGSVGDLIFGLLYNPWRAIVQLIGSLIILLVVDWRLLLGALAVLPAVYLSHRTWITEIRPRFRDVRERRQGIDSKTTETFAGIRIVRGFSRQRTETVRIMTDHHLMGRQELYVWWWMRTIEVIWAILIPVASSALILYGGWQVIHGTLSIGDLMMFMVYLLMLLEPLAILAESAASLQDNLSALDRVLDVLATDKEMPSDKQSTILINEEVRGEIKLENLAFRYQSDTGWALQDINLTVQPGEVIALVGPSGAGKTTLCNLVARFYDPTDGRILLDGQDLRSIDVESYRGILGIVEQDVFLFDGTVAENIAYAKQDASDEEIAAAARAANAEEFISSFPYGYETIIGERGVKLSGGQRQRLAIARAILADPKILILDEATSNLDTESERLIQNSLHELLEHRTAFVIAHRLSTIQNADKILVLDHGQIIESGTHLELMQQQGRYHDMVQMQLSPEERPRFKELLNG from the coding sequence ATGGACGACAGAACCGAAGATGGTGCCTATCATTTTCGCATGAACAGCTACAAAAAGTCGAGCCGCCAACGGTTCCATGAATATCGCCAGTCAATTGCGGGCCCAAAGAGTCAGACGAACAACGACGCTCCTGATCCGTCCAAGGACCCGGCCGAAAATTCGTATCCCAAGCACCGCCAGAAAGAGTCAAAACGACGACTCCGCACGTTCTGGCAGTTGATCACTTCATTTTGGCAACTGCTGGGACCGCATCGAAGAGCTGTGATTTTCTCGCTGGGAACACTTTCCGTATCGACCGCACTCGGACTGGTCCCGCCAGCCGCGACGAAGTTCATCGTCGACTCCGTTCTGGGTGACACACCGATCCCTTCGATTGTCATCGAAACGTTTCCGTTTGTGCAAAATCGCTGGACCTTCCTGCTGGCGATCACCGGAGGAATCGTCTGCATTTCTTTATTGAAGGTGTTGCTGCACATTTGGGGAAGATGGCAAGCGACCCGTGCGACGAAGCGCCTGCAGATGTCGATTCGCAAGCAACTCTTCGAACACGCGATCCGGCTACCACTGAGTACAGTTCACACGATGAAGTCAGGAGGCATGGCAAGCTTGCTTCGACAGGACGCCGGCAGCGTTGGTGATTTGATTTTCGGCCTGCTCTACAACCCGTGGCGAGCCATCGTTCAATTGATCGGCAGCCTGATCATTCTGCTTGTTGTCGACTGGCGACTTCTCCTCGGAGCTTTAGCTGTCCTTCCGGCGGTCTATTTGAGTCATCGCACTTGGATCACCGAAATCCGTCCGCGCTTCCGTGACGTTCGTGAACGAAGACAGGGAATCGACAGCAAAACGACCGAAACTTTTGCTGGAATTCGCATCGTCCGTGGCTTCAGTCGACAGCGAACAGAAACTGTTCGCATCATGACCGATCATCACCTCATGGGACGACAAGAGCTGTACGTCTGGTGGTGGATGAGGACGATCGAAGTCATCTGGGCCATTCTCATCCCAGTCGCTTCATCGGCATTGATTCTGTACGGAGGATGGCAAGTCATTCACGGAACCTTGTCCATCGGCGACTTGATGATGTTCATGGTTTACCTGCTCATGCTGCTGGAGCCGCTGGCAATTCTTGCGGAGAGTGCAGCTTCGCTTCAGGACAACCTCTCTGCGTTGGATCGAGTACTCGATGTGCTGGCCACCGACAAAGAAATGCCTTCGGACAAGCAATCAACCATCTTGATCAACGAGGAAGTTCGCGGGGAGATCAAGCTGGAGAATCTCGCATTCCGATATCAATCCGACACCGGCTGGGCTCTTCAAGACATCAATCTGACCGTCCAACCGGGGGAAGTCATCGCTTTGGTCGGTCCTAGCGGAGCGGGAAAAACGACGCTGTGCAATCTCGTTGCACGCTTCTACGATCCGACAGACGGGCGAATTCTGCTTGACGGTCAAGACCTACGCTCGATCGACGTCGAGTCGTATCGTGGGATTCTTGGAATCGTTGAACAGGACGTGTTTCTGTTTGATGGCACCGTCGCGGAAAATATTGCCTACGCGAAACAAGATGCCAGCGATGAAGAAATCGCCGCAGCTGCGCGGGCAGCTAACGCTGAGGAATTCATCTCGTCGTTTCCGTACGGATACGAAACGATCATCGGTGAGCGTGGTGTGAAGTTGAGCGGAGGACAACGTCAACGTCTTGCCATCGCTCGAGCCATTTTAGCTGATCCGAAGATTCTTATTCTCGACGAAGCCACGAGCAATCTTGACACTGAAAGTGAACGGCTCATTCAGAACAGCTTGCACGAGTTACTCGAACATCGCACAGCTTTCGTGATTGCCCACCGGCTCAGCACGATCCAAAACGCGGACAAAATTCTCGTTCTCGATCACGGACAGATCATCGAATCGGGAACTCATCTGGAGCTGATGCAACAGCAAGGACGCTACCACGATATGGTTCAGATGCAGCTCTCGCCTGAAGAGCGGCCACGTTTCAAAGAACTCCTCAACGGATGA
- a CDS encoding methyl-accepting chemotaxis protein: MTFRTRLYLTHLLSVSMAGILVWLLCSSPSLIEQLIYSSLLPVAAAVPAGMMAWALNSAIRKIEVCAEDNKPIGDVKSGVTELDELARHISSSVTWHREGWKEIERLLEQIAPNSSKNGSARAVTMDGRLLAQVLARMARAIGAEVGRILNHTNQISQKAHESAADSRKQAETVDEVIQCFEELSSNIDSILANAEGANQSATNASESADVGQQLIQQLIQGMNRISACVEAGERKIQSLGERSEEISSIVETMGTLSTRTDMLALNASIEAVRAGEQGRGFAVVAEEVRKLAEHTSNASREIADLIESIQMETQDTITTMAEERTLVQEEVVRVNDAGASLQEIKQTANESAEKVGEISRVTMDQLRGIQEMIISMRRVSTYSEEMHGRSVTIRQTTTDLIGVTKDLEQWISPMFHCDDSSYAASSRSGSTQSKSSDTSSAELLPAADFPERNLVEAGANGGAE, from the coding sequence ATGACATTCAGAACTCGGCTCTATTTGACTCACCTGTTATCAGTTTCGATGGCAGGAATACTCGTGTGGCTGCTTTGTTCTTCGCCGTCGTTAATAGAACAACTGATTTACTCATCTCTCTTGCCTGTGGCTGCGGCGGTGCCTGCCGGGATGATGGCCTGGGCACTCAACAGTGCGATTCGAAAGATCGAGGTTTGTGCAGAAGACAATAAACCGATCGGCGATGTGAAATCAGGTGTTACCGAACTCGACGAACTCGCTCGGCACATCAGCAGCAGCGTGACTTGGCATCGCGAGGGATGGAAAGAGATTGAACGACTTCTAGAACAAATCGCCCCGAACAGCAGCAAGAACGGGTCAGCCCGCGCGGTCACAATGGATGGTCGATTGCTTGCACAGGTTCTGGCTCGAATGGCTCGGGCGATCGGAGCCGAAGTGGGGCGCATTCTGAACCATACGAATCAGATTTCCCAGAAAGCTCATGAGTCGGCTGCTGACTCTCGAAAACAAGCAGAAACAGTTGATGAAGTCATTCAATGTTTCGAAGAACTCTCGTCGAATATTGATTCCATTCTCGCTAACGCGGAAGGGGCCAATCAGTCAGCGACGAATGCCTCCGAATCTGCTGACGTTGGGCAGCAACTGATTCAACAGCTGATTCAGGGTATGAACCGAATCAGTGCTTGTGTGGAAGCTGGCGAGCGAAAAATTCAATCGTTGGGTGAGCGGTCCGAAGAGATCAGCTCAATCGTCGAGACGATGGGAACACTTTCAACTCGTACGGATATGCTGGCACTAAACGCGTCGATCGAAGCTGTCCGGGCTGGTGAGCAGGGACGCGGATTCGCTGTCGTGGCAGAAGAAGTTCGCAAGCTGGCTGAACATACAAGCAACGCATCGAGAGAAATCGCTGACCTGATCGAGTCGATTCAAATGGAAACTCAAGACACCATCACCACGATGGCGGAAGAACGAACTCTCGTTCAAGAGGAAGTCGTTCGAGTCAATGATGCTGGGGCGTCGCTTCAGGAGATCAAACAGACCGCGAATGAATCGGCCGAGAAGGTCGGTGAAATTTCCCGCGTGACCATGGATCAGCTTCGCGGAATTCAGGAGATGATCATCTCGATGCGACGCGTTTCGACTTACTCCGAAGAGATGCACGGCCGATCGGTCACCATTCGACAGACAACAACTGACCTGATTGGCGTAACCAAAGATCTGGAGCAATGGATCTCTCCGATGTTCCATTGCGATGATTCCTCCTATGCAGCATCTAGTCGAAGTGGTTCAACTCAAAGCAAGAGTTCTGATACCTCTTCTGCTGAATTGCTGCCCGCAGCCGACTTCCCGGAGCGAAATCTGGTTGAAGCTGGAGCGAATGGAGGTGCGGAATGA